A stretch of Carya illinoinensis cultivar Pawnee chromosome 14, C.illinoinensisPawnee_v1, whole genome shotgun sequence DNA encodes these proteins:
- the LOC122294250 gene encoding seed lectin-like: protein MVNFSFPYFPPNDNNISVVPPATKAVVDGHSSIRLTDNQIRGDVFNATSRAYYHQPIQLWNPMTNITTNFTTYFEFVINFMDSYPSNVSSGGIAFFLTSEDSLDIPENSFAGWMGLFNETTDGNPSNQMVAVEFDTYQDPWDPSNNHVGINVNSIISKTNLTWNNTMVSGDILGATVSYDGTSKNLKVALNDPDVPMMANMSLNLTWNLNLRDLLPEKVIVGFSASTGQAIPIQVLRSWNFSSTLDLDTIFIPDGGNSKVWLAGLIIGVVLLVAGMSFVFWISRRNT, encoded by the coding sequence ATGGTAAACTTCTCCTTCCCGTACTTCCCACCCAATGACAACAACATCTCTGTTGTTCCACCGGCTACAAAAGCTGTTGTTGATGGGCACTCATCAATACGACTCACTGATAATCAGATTCGTGGGGACGTATTTAATGCCACAAGCCGAGCTTACTACCACCAACCCATCCAACTGTGGAATCCCATGACAAATATAACCACAAATTTCACTACTTACTTTGAGTTCGTAATCAATTTTATGGATTCTTATCCAAGCAACGTGAGCTCCGGCGGGATTGCGTTCTTTCTGACTTCAGAAGATTCTTTGGATATTCCTGAAAATTCTTTTGCAGGTTGGATGGGTCTCTTCAATGAGACAACGGACGGAAATCCATCCAATCAAATGGTAGCTGTGGAGTTCGATACATACCAAGATCCATGGGATCCTAGTAACAACCATGTCGGTATTAACGTGAACTCCATCATCTCCAAGACTAACCTTACCTGGAACAATACTATGGTCTCTGGGGACATTTTGGGTGCGACAGTCTCATATGATGGAACGTCCAAGAATCTCAAAGTAGCGTTGAATGATCCAGATGTTCCTATGATGGCTAACATGTCCTTAAATCTCACTTGGAATTTAAATTTGAGGGATCTTCTCCCGGAAAAAGTGATCGTGGGCTTCTCTGCATCAACCGGACAAGCAATCCCAATTCAAGTGCTCCGAAGTTGGAACTTTAGTTCGACTTTGGATCTTGATACAATTTTCATCCCAGATGGAGGGAATTCTAAGGTGTGGTTGGCAGGATTAATAATAGGAGTGGTACTTTTGGTTGCAGGGATGAGTTTTGTCTTTTGGATTTCGCGAAGGAATACATAG